Proteins from one Triticum aestivum cultivar Chinese Spring chromosome 7A, IWGSC CS RefSeq v2.1, whole genome shotgun sequence genomic window:
- the LOC123151375 gene encoding probable carbohydrate esterase At4g34215: MEPAAATMLSRPRVLPILLAVFALLAAAVTVGARGGAERAPTLVFILAGQSNMGGRGGATVGNRWDGVVPPECAPSPRTLRLSPSLRWEEAREPLHAGVDAGNVVGVGPGMPFAHALLRSPACPRGAVVGLVPCAQGGTPIANWSRGTEMYERMVTRARVAGAGTGRRIAALLWFQGEADTLRREDALAYAGRMEAFVRDVRRDLALPNLLVIQVGIATAQWQGNKQGKWLDLVRKQQRAVRVANLKYVDAMGLPLANDITHLTTQAQVRLGKMLADAYIATL, translated from the exons ATGGAGCCAGCGGCGGCGACGATGCTCTCACGACCGCGAGTGTTGCCCATTCTGCTGGCCGTGTTCGCGCTGCTCGCGGCGGCCGTGACGGTGGGCGCGCGCGGGGGCGCGGAGAGGGCGCCGACGCTGGTGTTCATCCTGGCGGGGCAGTCCAACatgggcggccggggcggcgccaCGGTCGGCAACCGCTGGGACGGCGTGGTGCCGCCCGAGTGCGCGCCGTCCCCGCGGACGCTGCGCCTCTCCCCGTCCCTCCGCTGGGAGGAGGCCCGCGAGCCGCTGCACGCCGGCGTGGACGCCGGCAACGTGGTGGGCGTGGGCCCCGGGATGCCGTTCGCGCACGCGCTGCTCCGCTCCCCGGCCTGCCCGCGCGGCGCCGTTGTGGGCCTCGTCCCCTGCGCGCAGGGCGGCACCCCCATCGCCAACTGGTCCCGCGGCACCGAGATGTACGAGCGCATGGTGACCCGCGCCCGCGTCGCCGGCGCCGGGACGGGGAGGAGGATTGCGGCGCTGCTGTGGTTCCAGGGGGAGGCCGACACCCTGCGGCGCGAGGACGCGCTGGCGTACGCCGGCAGGATGGAGGCGTTTGTGCGGGACGTCCGCCGCGACCTCGCCTTGCCCAACCTCCTCGTCATCCAG GTTGGGATCGCGACGGCGCAGTGGCAGGGGAATAAGCAGGGGAAGTGGCTGGACCTGGTGCGGAAGCAGCAGAGGGCGGTGCGGGTGGCGAACCTCAAGTACGTGGACGCCATGGGGCTCCCCCTCGCC